A window from Thermodesulfobacteriota bacterium encodes these proteins:
- a CDS encoding biopolymer transporter ExbD, whose amino-acid sequence MKFRKARREQVTPDITPLIDCVFLLLIFFMLSTTFVVSPGIRINLPQAAAEPVRHERQELRIKVDPAGALYLGDQRASPEDLEARFRDTARADRDTLVVIEADEETPHRFVVDVMDRAKTSGLSRLAIATRPRR is encoded by the coding sequence ATGAAGTTTCGCAAGGCACGCCGCGAGCAGGTGACGCCCGACATCACGCCGCTGATCGACTGCGTCTTCCTGCTGCTGATTTTCTTCATGCTCTCCACCACCTTCGTGGTCTCGCCGGGGATCCGCATCAACCTCCCCCAGGCGGCGGCCGAGCCCGTGCGCCACGAGCGCCAGGAGCTGCGCATCAAGGTGGACCCGGCGGGCGCCCTGTACCTGGGCGACCAGCGGGCGAGCCCCGAAGACCTGGAGGCCCGCTTCCGCGACACGGCCCGGGCCGACCGGGACACCCTGGTGGTGATCGAGGCCGACGAGGAGACGCCCCACCGGTTCGTGGTGGACGTAATGGACCGGGCCAAGACCTCGGGACTGAGCCGCCTGGCCATCGCCACCCGGCCCAGGCGGTGA
- a CDS encoding energy transducer TonB, whose protein sequence is MSPRAALALAVGTSLALHLVAVLVVPAVRVRLLAGGEHLVEVELREPPPLAPPLEPLEPAEPTPAAPLSPEKAAALGSALTPGEPAAAALPPAASPVRLPERRVLLPEPDTLAMPRLTPAEGLPLPGRPSLPPVRAPGPAPRAAAGLAQALLQAAVAAPAESPEPDVREALAPLDIEWEAGSRREVVHEPPPPRVPIRNPASVAIRFYVSPRGEVTRAFELQRGDPELDRAALAYIRDFRFNPLPPGEEKEQWGTIRVRFRLE, encoded by the coding sequence GTGTCGCCCCGCGCGGCCCTGGCCCTGGCCGTGGGCACCAGCCTGGCCCTGCACCTCGTGGCGGTGCTTGTGGTGCCCGCGGTGCGGGTGCGCCTCTTGGCGGGGGGCGAGCACTTGGTGGAAGTGGAGCTTCGCGAGCCTCCGCCCCTGGCTCCGCCCCTGGAGCCCCTCGAGCCCGCGGAGCCCACCCCGGCGGCGCCCCTCTCCCCCGAGAAGGCCGCTGCCCTGGGAAGCGCCCTGACCCCCGGCGAGCCGGCTGCCGCCGCCCTGCCGCCGGCGGCATCGCCGGTGCGCCTGCCCGAGCGCCGGGTCCTCTTGCCCGAACCCGACACCCTGGCCATGCCCCGGCTTACCCCCGCCGAGGGGCTGCCCCTGCCGGGCCGGCCCTCCCTGCCTCCCGTTCGGGCACCGGGGCCCGCCCCCCGGGCGGCAGCCGGCCTGGCCCAGGCCCTGCTCCAGGCAGCCGTGGCGGCCCCCGCCGAGTCTCCGGAACCCGATGTCCGAGAGGCCCTGGCTCCCCTGGACATCGAGTGGGAAGCGGGCTCCAGGCGGGAGGTGGTCCACGAGCCGCCGCCGCCCCGGGTACCCATCCGCAACCCGGCCTCGGTGGCCATCCGGTTCTATGTCTCTCCCCGAGGAGAGGTCACCCGGGCCTTCGAGCTCCAGCGGGGAGACCCGGAGCTCGACCGGGCAGCCCTGGCCTACATCAGAGACTTTCGCTTCAACCCCCTGCCGCCGGGGGAGGAGAAGGAGCAGTGGGGTACGATCCGCGTCCGGTTCCGCCTCGAATGA